The Methanosphaera sp. WGK6 genomic sequence GAAAGAGCTAATATATTAGCAGATTTAGTTATAAAACATGGTGGAAAACCCTTAATAGTACCAACATTAGAATTACAATTAGTTGAATCGGAGGAATTAATATATATTGCTAATAATATTAATGATTTTGATTGGATTATATTTACTTCACCAGCGGGTGTTAAATCTTTTTTCAATGTATATCCATTAGATAAAATACCTTGTAATATAGCAGTAATAGGTGTTAAAACAGAGGAAGAATTATTAAAATATGGTGATAATAAACCTGATTTAATTCCTGAAAATTTTACTGCTGAAGGTTTATTAGAATCATTCGAATCAATTGATTTAAAAAATAAAAACATAGCTTTACCTCGTACATTAAGTGCTAGAACAGTTTTACCTGAAGGTTTGGAAAAAAAAGGTGCTGATGTTTTAATTGCTGAAGCATATACTTCAGCAATT encodes the following:
- a CDS encoding uroporphyrinogen-III synthase, coding for MSISTFDNKTVVITRPIERANILADLVIKHGGKPLIVPTLELQLVESEELIYIANNINDFDWIIFTSPAGVKSFFNVYPLDKIPCNIAVIGVKTEEELLKYGDNKPDLIPENFTAEGLLESFESIDLKNKNIALPRTLSARTVLPEGLEKKGADVLIAEAYTSAIPKDKTLIIDLVDKLLDNKIDIITFTSPLTFTNLIKIIKVENTEKLDELINALKNNVVVGAIGPITGNVIKKYGIRTIEPEQYTVKNMVDALLQKY